The proteins below are encoded in one region of Effusibacillus dendaii:
- a CDS encoding tetratricopeptide repeat protein encodes MKLSLGQKIRELRLRKGLTQSELSDGLVTPSMISQIESDKANPSHQLLLQIAEKLETPVEYFITDVETQLEKLNDYRIAQTLMYKGDFKEAIATFEKMQDAPSAQISMGQVMFDLAYCYMHIGRTQRAEEIFEKTLDTAISEKDNLQKIRVMNQLGKLAAQQENYPIAIHYWKKGYDLAKKEMPTDPFLLSEIARQLGTVHSKLAEWDQAKEYFAEASKLLQERHNIPQIANVYSDLATAYRVRGSFEQSTQFAQFAASLYQAAQLLETIIDTETRYGVALGETGDTDQAVAKLERSMSLNENYEFPHQSGEIHTALANVLFQNGEFDKAILHCQRALQLNDKEDLENAKIYCILATIDLEREKYDSALEWIRKSADIIEREGTAADKVKVYAVYGDIYKKQGMFRDAMECLEKMNRAMLENLRDRKVMI; translated from the coding sequence ATGAAGTTATCTTTGGGTCAAAAAATTCGGGAATTACGCCTGCGAAAGGGCCTAACACAAAGTGAATTGAGCGACGGTTTGGTAACACCCAGTATGATCAGTCAAATCGAATCAGATAAAGCGAATCCTTCGCATCAATTGCTTTTGCAAATTGCAGAGAAACTGGAGACACCGGTTGAATATTTCATTACGGATGTCGAAACGCAATTAGAAAAGCTAAATGATTATCGTATTGCGCAAACGTTGATGTACAAAGGAGATTTTAAGGAAGCGATTGCCACTTTTGAAAAAATGCAGGATGCTCCCTCGGCCCAGATCAGTATGGGACAAGTGATGTTTGATCTCGCGTACTGCTATATGCATATTGGGCGAACGCAGCGAGCCGAAGAGATTTTTGAAAAAACGCTGGACACGGCGATTAGTGAAAAAGACAATTTGCAAAAAATCAGGGTCATGAATCAGTTAGGGAAACTGGCCGCCCAACAGGAAAACTACCCGATTGCCATTCATTACTGGAAAAAAGGATATGACTTGGCGAAAAAAGAAATGCCTACCGATCCGTTTTTGTTAAGTGAAATAGCTCGCCAGTTAGGGACGGTCCACAGCAAGCTGGCGGAATGGGATCAGGCGAAGGAATATTTTGCAGAAGCATCGAAACTTCTGCAGGAACGTCATAACATCCCACAAATTGCGAATGTGTACAGTGACTTGGCGACTGCATACCGCGTGCGCGGAAGTTTTGAGCAATCGACCCAATTTGCCCAATTTGCGGCCTCGTTATATCAAGCGGCCCAATTGCTGGAAACCATTATTGATACAGAGACTCGCTACGGAGTCGCGCTAGGGGAAACGGGTGACACGGACCAGGCGGTTGCCAAACTTGAACGAAGCATGAGCCTCAATGAAAATTATGAATTTCCCCACCAATCAGGTGAAATTCACACGGCATTAGCCAATGTGCTGTTTCAAAACGGAGAGTTCGACAAAGCGATTCTTCATTGTCAAAGAGCATTGCAACTGAATGATAAAGAGGATCTGGAAAACGCAAAAATCTATTGTATTTTGGCGACCATTGATTTGGAAAGGGAAAAATACGACAGTGCGCTGGAATGGATCCGGAAATCGGCAGACATTATAGAGCGGGAAGGTACGGCTGCCGACAAGGTTAAAGTATATGCCGTGTATGGTGACATCTACAAGAAACAGGGAATGTTCCGAGATGCCATGGAATGTCTGGAAAAAATGAATCGTGCCATGTTGGAGAATTTGCGCGACCGAAAAGTGATGATCTAA
- a CDS encoding peptidylprolyl isomerase has protein sequence MKQNIWYALGGLLVGGAVVGGVWLSQGNNATLATVGTQKITHAQLLSELEKGGGKIFLTNLIDEEVINQAAKKNNITVTDQEVQDEIKKLKSQFPSEDAFNQSLAEQGTNLEELAHHQKVQLEFQKLATKDVKLTDDEIKQYYNSHLSDYQQPEQVKARHILVDTEQEAKDIIDRLHKGEDFAKIAKEKSKDTGSAANGGDLGFFGKGVMDPEFEKAAFSLALNQISDPVKTNFGYHVIQVTDKKPAKQLTLEEARPQVEQTLKNQKAIPPEQLLPQLRKEFNVKIVDTKYKDLQSQLVPGQ, from the coding sequence ATGAAGCAAAATATTTGGTATGCACTTGGCGGCTTGCTTGTGGGTGGAGCCGTTGTCGGCGGGGTCTGGTTGTCGCAGGGAAATAATGCAACGTTGGCTACCGTGGGGACTCAAAAAATCACGCACGCGCAATTGCTTAGCGAACTGGAAAAAGGCGGCGGTAAGATATTCTTAACCAATCTGATTGATGAGGAAGTTATCAATCAAGCAGCCAAGAAAAACAACATTACGGTAACCGACCAGGAAGTGCAGGATGAAATTAAAAAGCTGAAGTCGCAGTTCCCTTCTGAGGACGCCTTCAATCAGTCACTAGCGGAGCAAGGAACGAATTTGGAAGAATTAGCACATCACCAAAAAGTTCAATTGGAGTTTCAAAAACTGGCGACGAAGGATGTAAAATTGACAGACGATGAAATTAAGCAATATTACAATTCGCATCTAAGCGATTATCAGCAGCCCGAACAGGTAAAAGCACGCCACATTCTTGTCGATACAGAGCAAGAAGCGAAAGATATAATTGACCGACTGCATAAGGGCGAAGACTTTGCGAAGATTGCCAAGGAGAAATCGAAAGACACTGGCAGCGCTGCAAATGGCGGAGATTTGGGATTCTTTGGAAAAGGGGTTATGGATCCTGAATTTGAAAAAGCAGCTTTCTCATTGGCGCTGAATCAAATTTCGGACCCCGTCAAAACAAATTTCGGTTATCATGTCATTCAAGTAACAGACAAGAAACCGGCAAAACAATTAACTTTGGAGGAAGCGCGTCCGCAAGTGGAACAAACCCTTAAAAATCAAAAAGCGATCCCGCCGGAACAGTTACTTCCTCAACTCCGTAAAGAGTTTAACGTGAAAATTGTGGATACCAAATACAAAGATTTGCAAAGTCAATTGGTTCCCGGTCAATAA